One window of Camelina sativa cultivar DH55 chromosome 4, Cs, whole genome shotgun sequence genomic DNA carries:
- the LOC104784349 gene encoding mitogen-activated protein kinase kinase 2-like, with amino-acid sequence MVTPELEFNRYLGKGSYGSVSLFKYTKPHSTLYTAVKITDYKNAESLGKEFQILSQFKGCPRIVQCYEDRLIENLDAEGNIEYMMLMEYAAGGSLRTFMKRSKDKKLPDPLIREFTRMILEGLATIHKHGYVHCDLKPGNILVFPKCVYKKGAWRSSYELKISDLGLSKKDGDMKWWHPCRPFAGTAIYMSPESIAHGETGTGLDFWSLGCVVLEMYTGKKPWWHTNFDLEDLKKWYAPLIPSDLPCDAKEFIMSCFTSNTEERRDALTLLEHSFLRGEVNKGTTPHDDKNENPRDIALTLGKVVKRPSKVISIFKRAGELMKIIKKQPRQPRHNLLLFTSLVP; translated from the coding sequence ATGGTGACACCGGAGTTAGAATTCAATAGGTATCTCGGAAAGGGTTCGTACGGTTCCGTGAGCCTCTTCAAGTATACAAAACCACACTCGACGCTCTACACCGCAGTGAAGATTACCGACTACAAAAACGCCGAGTCTCTGGGCAAAGAGTTTCAAATCCTGTCCCAGTTCAAGGGTTGTCCAAGAATCGTCCAGTGCTATGAGGACAGATTGATAGAGAATCTAGACGCTGAGGGTAACATAGAGTACATGATGCTAATGGAGTACGCTGCTGGAGGAAGCTTGAGGACTTTCATGAAGCGATCCAAAGACAAGAAATTGCCTGATCCTTTGATCAGAGAGTTTACTCGTATGATTCTTGAAGGCTTAGCCACCATTCACAAACACGGCTACGTTCACTGCGATCTCAAACCCGGAAACATACTCGTTTTTCCCAAGTGCGTCTACAAGAAGGGCGCGTGGAGATCGTCTTACGAACTGAAGATTTCTGATTTAGGGTTGTCGAAAAAAGATGGAGACATGAAGTGGTGGCATCCTTGTCGTCCGTTTGCGGGAACGGCCATCTATATGTCGCCAGAATCGATTGCTCACGGAGAGACAGGGACAGGACTTGATTTCTGGTCGTTGGGATGTGTGGTGTTGGAGATGTACACTGGAAAGAAACCATGGTGGCATACAAACTTTGACTTGGAGGATCTCAAGAAGTGGTACGCGCCACTGATCCCGAGTGATCTTCCTTGCGATGCAAAAGAATTTATTATGTCTTGCTTCACGTCAAATactgaagagagaagagatgcgTTGACGTTGTTAGAGCATAGCTTCTTGCGTGGGGAAGTTAATAAGGGCACAACGCCTCATGATGATAAGAATGAGAATCCGAGGGACATTGCACTGACATTGGGGAAAGTTGTGAAGAGGCCATCAAAAgttatttcaattttcaaaagaGCCGGAGAATTGATGAAGATCATCAAGAAGCAGCCAAGACAACCGAGACACAATTTGCTCCTGTTCACCAGCCTTGTCCCTTAG